From Vitis vinifera cultivar Pinot Noir 40024 chromosome 14, ASM3070453v1, a single genomic window includes:
- the LOC100265553 gene encoding superoxide dismutase [Cu-Zn] — MVKAVAVLNSNEGVCGTIYFAEEGDGSTTVTGSLSGLKPGLHGFHVHALGDTTNGCMSTGPHFNPAGKEHGAPEDENRHAGDLGNVIVGEDGTVNFKIVDFFLPLCLLFLFILFTS; from the exons ATGGTGAAGGCTGTTGCTGTTCTTAACAGTAATGAGGGTGTCTGTGGAACTATCTACTTCGCTGAAGAAGGAGATG GTTCGACTACAGTGACTGGGAGTCTTTCTGGCCTTAAGCCTGGACTTCATGGCTTCCATGTGCATGCCCTTGGGGACACAACAAATGGTTGCATGTCAACTG GACCTCATTTCAATCCTGCTGGAAAAGAGCATGGTGCTCCTGAAGACGAGAATCGTCATGCTGGTGATTTAGGAAATGTCATTGTTGGTGAGGATG GTACtgttaatttcaaaattgttgacttttttttacctctttgtcttctttttctttttattctttttaccaGCTAG